Part of the Deltaproteobacteria bacterium genome is shown below.
AGGTGCTCTCGGGCTCCATCCGCGAGCGCTTCCGCCTCGAGGGCAAGATCGACTCGCTCACCAGCCAGGGCCGCATGCAGGGCTGGGTGGTGGCCGCGCTGCCGCTCTTGCTGGGCCTGGTGATGAACTACATGCGCCCCGACCTCATGGAGCCGATGATGGATCACATCTTCGGCTACATCCTGGTCGCCCTGATTCTGATCATGGAAGGCATGGGCATCTTGATCATCCGCCGCATCGTCAACATCGACGTCTAGGGTGATGAAATGAGCTTCTGGACCATCACGCTGTATCTGTCGATTCCGATGTTCGCGGCCGCCGGCTTCCTCGGCGCCCTCGGCGCGTACGACATGTTCCTCGCGAAGTTCTTCAGCGAGGTTCAGGAAGAGGAGACCAGCTTCCTGAAGGCGTTCCGGCAGGTGGCCCTCCGCCAGCTCGGTACGTTCAACCGGCGCTTCATGTGGCCGAGCTACGAGGCCAAGACCCGCCGGCGCCTGATCAAGGCCGGCGAGCCCGCGCAGCTCCGCCCCGAAGAAGTGATGGCCATGCAGGAGATCGGGTTCGTCCTCGGCCTGATTGCCGGTCTCGTGATCGGCAACGCGATGGACTACCTGGTCGTGGGCATGCTCCTCGGCGCGCTGCTGGGTCTGTACTACCCGCAGATGTGGCTCAACGATCAGATCAAGAAGCGCCACCACCTGATCACCCGCGCGCTGCCCTACAACCTCGACCTGCTCACGCTGTCGGTCGAAGCGGGCCTCGACTTCACGGGCGCGCTCGGCAAAGTCGTGGAAAAGGGCAAGACCGGCCCGCTCCGCGAAGAGTTCCAGATGGTGTTGAAGCAGCTGAAGATGGGCAAGACGCGCGAAGAGGCCCTGAAGATGATGGTGGCCCGCGTGGACCTGCCGGCGCTCACCAGCTTCGTCACCGCGCTGATTCAGGCGGACAAGATGGGCACCTCGCTGGGCAAGGTGCTCCGCATCCAGTCCACGCAGCTCCGCATCGAGCGCACCCAGAAGGCCGAGAAGATGGCCAACGAGGCGCCGGTGAAGATGCTCTTCCCGCTCATCGCCTGCATCTTCCCCACGGTGTTCATGGTGCTGTTCGGGCCGATCGTGTTCGCCTTCTCGTTCGGCAACAACTTCAACTAGCCGCACTTTTCTTGTCGCAGTCGCGCACGAGGACAAATGGGTTTCACCCTCACCATCTCCGAAGGTAAAGACCGGGGACGGGAGTACACCTTCGACCAGGCTGAGGTCTGCATTGGCCGCACGGCCGAGAATGATCTCGTGCTTACGGAGGCGGGTGTCTCGCGCCGGCACGTGAAGATCCGCGAGGACGGCGGGCAGTTCTTCGTCGAGGACCTGGGCTCGGCCAACGGCACCAAGGTGAACGGCAACCCCGTCACCGAGGACGAGCTCCGCGACGGCGACAGCGTCCAGGTTGGCCCGGTCATCTTCGCGTTCCAGGGCTTGGCTGCGGCGGGCGGCGACTCCACGCGCATCTTCGACCCCGCCGAGGTGGCCAAGAAGGCCGCGGCGACCAAGAAGGCTCAGGCTTCGGCCGCACAAGGCGCCGGCGCCCAGAAGCGGGCGGTGACCAGTGTGGCTCCGGCGGTCGCGCGCGCCCCCGCCTCGGCGGCGCGCACGTCGTCGCCGAAGAATCCGGGCCCGGCAAACGGCGCGTCGAGCAAGGCGCTGGCCAAGCGTGGCCCGTCGGCTCCGGCGGCGCCGCCCAAGAGCGCCTCCGAGCGTGCGCGTGAGCGCCGCGCGGCCAACACGCCGCTCGCCAAGTTCCAGCTGTTCTGGGCCAACGCCAGCAAGGGCGTGCGCGCGGGCGTGGTGGGCGGCATGGGCGTGGTGGTGCTGGGCCTGATCTTCGTGATTGTGCGGGCCGCGACGGGTGGAGGCGGTCCGAGCGTGCTCGCGGGCGACGAGTCAAAGAACGTCTTCGACATCGGCCCCGAAGCCAACGCGAATGACGCCTGGGGCGTGGGTGTCGACGGCATCAGCCACATCACTGCGGACAAGGCCCAGTTCCAGTTCACCTTCCCGGTGACGGCCAAGAAGGCCACCGCGACCATCCACTTCACCACCAGCGGCATCCCGAAGCCGGAGCAGGTGGACGTGGCGGCGAACACGGTGCACATCGGCTTCGTGCAGCCGTCGTTCGGGGATCAGCAGAAGGAGCAGGAGATCCCCATCCCCACGAAGTACTTGAAGCCGAACGAGAAGAACAAGGTGGTGTTCGACCACCTCAAGAACCCGCCGGGCCAGGAGCCGTGGTTCCTGACCAAGGTGTGGGTCGAGGTGCAGCAGCTGCCTGAGGACACGCCCCAGAACCTCATGCGCCGCGCGCGCGAGCAGATCGTCGTGGGTGACCGCGCCTGGGAGTTCCGCCAGGTGGGCGCCGACAACACCTACCGCGCGTGGAAGGCCTACCAGGAGGCCAAGCTCTACCTCGAGGCGCTCGATCAAAAGGTCGACGAGCTCGATGTCGTACGGCAGAAAATAAAAGACGCGAAGAACGAGCTCGACGCCATCTGCAGCAAGCAGATGCTCAAAGGCGTCTCGGCCGAGCAGCAGGGCCACGCCGACGTCGCCATCCAGATCTACAAGGGCGCGCTCTCGTTCTTCCCCGAGAAGGACCACCCCTGCTTCCAGCAGCTCCATGAGAAGCTGAACAGCCTCGAGTAGCTCAAGGACGAACCGATGCCTCCCGTTCCACCCAAGCGTAATGGCCCGCCGCCGCGCCGCTCCACCGGCACTGGCCCGCGAGCGGGGCGGGTGGAGCCGCCTCCCGACGTGGAGCCCGCCGAGCCGGCCAACTCCAACGACACGGTGATGGGCCTCGACTTCGACCCCGAAGCGGGCAACGGCCAGGAAGACATCAACACCC
Proteins encoded:
- a CDS encoding type II secretion system F family protein, which produces MSFWTITLYLSIPMFAAAGFLGALGAYDMFLAKFFSEVQEEETSFLKAFRQVALRQLGTFNRRFMWPSYEAKTRRRLIKAGEPAQLRPEEVMAMQEIGFVLGLIAGLVIGNAMDYLVVGMLLGALLGLYYPQMWLNDQIKKRHHLITRALPYNLDLLTLSVEAGLDFTGALGKVVEKGKTGPLREEFQMVLKQLKMGKTREEALKMMVARVDLPALTSFVTALIQADKMGTSLGKVLRIQSTQLRIERTQKAEKMANEAPVKMLFPLIACIFPTVFMVLFGPIVFAFSFGNNFN
- a CDS encoding FHA domain-containing protein yields the protein MGFTLTISEGKDRGREYTFDQAEVCIGRTAENDLVLTEAGVSRRHVKIREDGGQFFVEDLGSANGTKVNGNPVTEDELRDGDSVQVGPVIFAFQGLAAAGGDSTRIFDPAEVAKKAAATKKAQASAAQGAGAQKRAVTSVAPAVARAPASAARTSSPKNPGPANGASSKALAKRGPSAPAAPPKSASERARERRAANTPLAKFQLFWANASKGVRAGVVGGMGVVVLGLIFVIVRAATGGGGPSVLAGDESKNVFDIGPEANANDAWGVGVDGISHITADKAQFQFTFPVTAKKATATIHFTTSGIPKPEQVDVAANTVHIGFVQPSFGDQQKEQEIPIPTKYLKPNEKNKVVFDHLKNPPGQEPWFLTKVWVEVQQLPEDTPQNLMRRAREQIVVGDRAWEFRQVGADNTYRAWKAYQEAKLYLEALDQKVDELDVVRQKIKDAKNELDAICSKQMLKGVSAEQQGHADVAIQIYKGALSFFPEKDHPCFQQLHEKLNSLE